From the Candidatus Bathyarchaeia archaeon genome, one window contains:
- the prf1 gene encoding peptide chain release factor aRF-1, translating to MSTPKRTSLELFRLKKTLDTLARKEGRGTELVSLYVPPGKQISEVMNMLRDEYGTASNIKSTTTRKNVQDAIVKVQQRLKLFKETPENGLVIFCGAIPQNGAGSERIETYVIIPPEPIHIYLYRCDSRFHTEHLQELLREKETYGILLVDASAATLATLQGRRLEIVRQISSGVPGKTRAGGQSARRYERLREMRLQEYFRRLGEHANETFLPIENLKGLIIAGPGPTKFDFEKGDYLNYMLKEKVIDVIDTAYVDEQGVKEVVDKAPEIMRKIRYIEEKKVMQQFLYEIGHDTGMATYGEEEVRKALEAGAVRTLLLSEGIDIVRVKVKCNACGYEEQETIKNQMLTNFEQSLIGKPCPKCKAPSLAIAETQELIENFAQLAEYTNTEVEVISSETEEGQMLKNSFGGIAAILRFNLQRE from the coding sequence TTGAGCACACCAAAAAGAACTTCGCTGGAGCTGTTCAGACTTAAAAAAACACTGGACACACTAGCGCGCAAAGAAGGACGCGGCACAGAACTCGTCTCGCTTTACGTTCCACCAGGAAAGCAGATAAGCGAAGTTATGAACATGCTCCGAGACGAGTATGGCACAGCATCAAACATAAAATCTACAACAACACGCAAAAACGTCCAAGATGCCATTGTCAAGGTTCAGCAGCGTCTTAAACTGTTCAAGGAAACGCCGGAGAACGGGCTTGTAATATTTTGTGGTGCAATTCCACAAAATGGTGCTGGAAGCGAAAGAATTGAAACCTACGTGATTATTCCGCCCGAACCGATACACATATACCTATATAGGTGCGATTCAAGATTCCACACTGAGCATTTGCAAGAACTTCTGAGAGAAAAAGAAACGTATGGCATACTCCTCGTAGATGCCTCAGCCGCCACGCTCGCAACACTCCAAGGCAGAAGACTCGAAATAGTAAGACAAATATCATCAGGCGTGCCGGGAAAAACCCGCGCTGGAGGACAATCAGCAAGAAGATATGAACGACTTAGAGAAATGAGGCTTCAAGAATACTTTAGGCGGCTGGGCGAGCATGCCAACGAAACATTTTTGCCAATAGAAAACTTGAAAGGCTTGATAATTGCAGGTCCTGGACCGACTAAATTTGATTTTGAAAAGGGCGATTATTTGAATTACATGTTGAAGGAGAAGGTTATAGATGTTATTGACACGGCTTACGTTGACGAGCAAGGCGTTAAGGAAGTTGTTGATAAGGCGCCGGAAATAATGCGGAAGATACGTTACATAGAAGAAAAAAAGGTGATGCAGCAGTTTCTTTACGAAATTGGGCATGACACTGGAATGGCAACGTATGGCGAAGAAGAAGTTAGAAAGGCATTAGAAGCAGGCGCTGTGAGAACTTTGCTACTTTCAGAAGGAATCGACATTGTACGTGTTAAAGTAAAATGCAACGCATGCGGCTATGAAGAACAGGAAACCATTAAAAATCAGATGCTCACAAACTTTGAACAAAGCCTAATAGGAAAACCTTGTCCAAAATGTAAAGCTCCATCTTTAGCTATCGCAGAAACACAGGAGTTAATAGAAAATTTTGCACAATTAGCTGAGTACACGAACACGGAAGTGGAAGTAATATCAAGCGAAACAGAAGAAGGCCAAATGCTCAAAAATTCTTTTGGCGGAATAGCTGCAATATTGCGATTTAATCTTCAAAGAGAATAA
- a CDS encoding VIT1/CCC1 transporter family protein produces the protein MSKSFRKFSEKAKAYLRITKASGIARRYFVMNGFDGAMTVFGIVLGSLIAGVSKPEIIVLAGLGACLAMGLSGFFGAYMAEKAERDRHLKEMEEATNDNVNPIHYEAAKFVTLYVAIIDGLSPALTAIISLIPFILVSMGLIPIWNAYFISLALSLVTLFLLGIYLGKIAKENGWFYGVVMLTIGAFTALIVFLIQLFLRA, from the coding sequence TTGAGTAAATCTTTTAGAAAGTTTTCCGAAAAGGCTAAGGCGTACCTACGCATAACCAAGGCAAGCGGCATAGCCAGAAGATACTTTGTCATGAACGGATTCGACGGCGCCATGACTGTTTTCGGCATAGTTCTAGGCTCATTAATAGCCGGAGTTTCAAAACCAGAAATAATCGTGCTGGCAGGTTTAGGAGCATGCTTAGCAATGGGACTTTCTGGCTTTTTTGGAGCTTACATGGCAGAAAAAGCAGAAAGAGACCGCCACTTAAAAGAGATGGAAGAAGCAACAAACGACAATGTCAACCCAATACACTACGAAGCCGCAAAATTCGTAACATTGTATGTAGCAATCATTGATGGGCTATCACCAGCCTTAACGGCAATCATTTCTCTGATACCCTTCATCCTCGTTTCGATGGGACTCATACCCATTTGGAACGCCTATTTCATCTCTTTAGCCCTTTCATTAGTTACTCTTTTCTTGCTTGGCATATATCTTGGAAAAATAGCAAAGGAAAATGGATGGTTCTACGGCGTAGTTATGCTCACAATCGGCGCCTTCACAGCATTGATAGTTTTCCTTATACAATTGTTTTTAAGAGCCTAA
- a CDS encoding F420-dependent methylenetetrahydromethanopterin dehydrogenase codes for MEKVKVGVVKCGNIGTAPLLELLLDELADREDISVRSVTTGSKMVAEDVAEALPKIFDFNPTFVIFISPNPAVQGPTKAREILLEKRIPSIFISDAPGKRLKEEFEKHGFGYIIVMGDPLIGARKEFLDPTEMAIFNSNVIKVLAITGVYKMVYQEIDRVIHGYKAGATPELPCLIIDTENIRDQSDFRNPYAKAKAMAAYELTKKIAEVNTRACFVEKEKEKYIPLVACAHEIAQAAADLAEEAREIEKYSDTLVRRPHAKDGKPKIKDKLLLPPSFDEEIFQKWLKGFR; via the coding sequence TTGGAGAAAGTCAAAGTAGGCGTTGTTAAGTGCGGCAACATTGGCACTGCTCCTTTGCTTGAGCTTCTCTTGGACGAACTTGCAGATAGAGAAGACATCAGTGTGCGAAGTGTAACAACAGGTTCGAAAATGGTTGCTGAAGATGTGGCAGAAGCATTGCCGAAAATTTTTGATTTCAACCCTACCTTTGTAATATTTATATCGCCAAACCCCGCCGTTCAAGGACCCACAAAAGCCAGAGAGATACTTTTAGAGAAAAGAATTCCAAGTATTTTCATATCGGATGCGCCGGGAAAACGCCTTAAAGAAGAATTTGAGAAACATGGTTTTGGCTACATTATTGTTATGGGCGACCCGCTCATTGGAGCGCGAAAAGAGTTCTTGGACCCTACTGAGATGGCGATTTTCAATTCTAATGTTATTAAAGTTCTTGCGATTACTGGCGTTTACAAGATGGTGTATCAAGAGATTGATAGAGTTATACATGGCTACAAGGCTGGAGCAACTCCGGAACTTCCATGTTTGATTATAGACACCGAAAATATTAGGGACCAATCAGACTTTAGAAATCCCTATGCGAAAGCAAAGGCTATGGCGGCTTATGAGTTAACTAAGAAAATAGCTGAGGTTAACACGCGGGCTTGCTTTGTAGAGAAGGAAAAAGAAAAGTATATCCCACTTGTTGCATGCGCTCATGAAATTGCTCAAGCAGCAGCTGATTTGGCTGAAGAAGCAAGGGAAATTGAAAAGTACTCTGACACATTGGTTAGACGGCCACACGCTAAGGATGGAAAACCAAAAATCAAGGATAAATTGTTGCTGCCACCTTCCTTTGATGAGGAAATTTTTCAGAAATGGCTTAAAGGTTTTAGGTGA
- a CDS encoding M42 family metallopeptidase: MVLAEVLEKLSNACGVAGREEEVRSLMKKFMKPHVDEIKEDKLGNVIGIKKGKKNAPKVMLAGHMDEIGLLVKTISKEGFLQFTKIGGIDDRILLGQKVIVYAEKGPLHGIIGSKPPHIQKEEERKRVITCDELFIDIGAGSQEEAKKMGVRIGDPVGFDIKFAKIGKNIIVGKAFDDRVGCAVMVETMEHLEKTECTVYAVGTVQEEVGLRGATTAAFGICPDVGIALDVTIAGDVPGVREVEAPIKLGKGPALTVADYGLITHPKVLRLLIDSAEESKIPYQLETGLPGSTDAARISLTREGVPSGVISVPTRYIHSPASLLSLDDAEKAVKLLVAAIKKIPKYF; the protein is encoded by the coding sequence ATGGTGCTTGCGGAAGTTTTAGAGAAACTCTCAAATGCTTGTGGTGTTGCAGGTAGAGAAGAAGAAGTTAGAAGTTTAATGAAGAAGTTCATGAAACCCCATGTGGACGAAATCAAAGAAGACAAGCTTGGCAATGTTATTGGAATTAAAAAAGGAAAGAAAAACGCGCCAAAAGTGATGCTTGCGGGACACATGGACGAAATAGGATTACTAGTGAAAACAATTTCAAAAGAAGGTTTTCTGCAGTTCACAAAAATCGGCGGAATAGACGACCGAATTCTACTCGGCCAAAAAGTCATAGTGTACGCGGAAAAAGGTCCATTGCACGGGATAATCGGCTCAAAACCGCCGCATATACAGAAAGAAGAAGAACGCAAGAGGGTCATAACCTGCGATGAACTGTTCATCGACATCGGAGCCGGAAGCCAAGAAGAAGCCAAAAAAATGGGCGTGAGAATCGGAGACCCAGTTGGCTTTGACATAAAATTTGCCAAAATTGGAAAAAACATCATCGTCGGCAAGGCTTTTGATGACCGTGTTGGATGTGCTGTTATGGTTGAAACGATGGAACATTTGGAAAAAACGGAATGCACAGTGTATGCGGTTGGCACGGTACAGGAAGAGGTTGGATTGAGAGGGGCGACAACCGCTGCTTTTGGCATATGCCCAGACGTTGGCATCGCACTTGACGTAACTATTGCTGGAGATGTCCCGGGTGTAAGGGAGGTTGAGGCGCCAATAAAGCTAGGAAAAGGTCCAGCGTTAACTGTTGCTGATTATGGATTGATTACTCATCCTAAGGTTTTGCGATTGTTAATTGATTCTGCTGAAGAAAGCAAAATTCCATATCAGCTTGAAACGGGGTTGCCTGGGTCAACTGATGCGGCACGTATTTCTTTGACCAGAGAAGGTGTGCCAAGCGGTGTTATATCGGTGCCAACGCGTTACATTCATAGTCCAGCTTCGCTTTTGAGCCTTGATGATGCTGAAAAAGCTGTGAAACTTTTGGTTGCGGCAATCAAGAAGATTCCAAAATACTTCTAA
- the fhcD gene encoding formylmethanofuran--tetrahydromethanopterin N-formyltransferase gives MTEEKFIYKAENGNTCEIVDTFAEMFPLWAGRVLITADNEKWALTAAAVATGFATSVIMSPAEAGLEGIVTADKTPDNRIGALIQIYNRNRFDLKNQMITRIGQCIMTCPTTSAFDALPNAKRKLKVGRAIRLFGDGFQRKGLVGNRKVWKIPVMEGDFIVEDTFGVVEAVAGGNFLIMATDKVSGLRAAEEAVNAIKAKASEVIMPFPGGICRSGSKAGSLKYKLKASTNHPFCPGLRTVVPDSQLSEGVNCVYEIVVNGLTVDAVKKAMSAGVKAAASVPGVVRISAGNYGGKLGPYKAFLKEVIGLP, from the coding sequence ATGACCGAAGAAAAATTCATTTACAAAGCAGAAAACGGAAACACATGCGAAATTGTCGACACGTTCGCTGAAATGTTTCCATTATGGGCTGGACGCGTATTAATAACGGCTGACAATGAAAAGTGGGCTTTGACAGCTGCGGCGGTTGCAACAGGCTTCGCAACAAGCGTAATCATGTCACCAGCTGAAGCTGGTTTGGAAGGCATTGTAACGGCAGACAAAACTCCAGACAACCGTATAGGCGCTTTAATTCAAATATACAACCGCAATAGGTTCGACTTGAAAAACCAGATGATAACGCGAATAGGACAGTGCATAATGACTTGCCCAACTACCTCAGCCTTTGACGCCCTGCCTAATGCTAAAAGAAAACTTAAAGTTGGCAGAGCAATACGACTGTTCGGCGATGGCTTCCAAAGAAAAGGTTTAGTTGGCAACAGAAAAGTTTGGAAAATTCCAGTCATGGAAGGAGACTTCATAGTTGAAGACACTTTTGGAGTCGTAGAAGCCGTTGCTGGAGGAAACTTCCTAATCATGGCCACAGACAAAGTAAGCGGGCTAAGAGCGGCGGAAGAAGCAGTAAACGCCATTAAAGCCAAAGCAAGCGAAGTAATAATGCCTTTTCCCGGTGGAATCTGCCGTTCAGGCTCGAAAGCGGGTTCCTTAAAATACAAGCTTAAAGCATCAACTAACCATCCATTCTGTCCAGGATTAAGAACCGTTGTGCCGGATTCTCAGCTTTCAGAAGGCGTAAATTGCGTTTACGAAATTGTTGTCAACGGCTTGACAGTAGACGCCGTAAAAAAAGCTATGAGCGCAGGAGTGAAAGCCGCAGCAAGTGTGCCAGGCGTTGTAAGAATTTCAGCAGGCAACTACGGCGGCAAGCTTGGTCCATACAAGGCATTCTTGAAGGAAGTAATCGGATTACCCTAA
- a CDS encoding manganese efflux pump MntP family protein — protein MEIVEIILIALGLAMDAFAVSVANGLATTKHQRTSNALKMATFFGSFQAFMPVIGWAIGLGLIDFISGFDHWVAFGLLGFIGCKIIYEAVRRKTEEKKIKAFSGYVLLILSIATSIDALAVGISFAFLKIASIAIPVIIIGVVTFLLSFLGASTGNKLGEVFGKKIEIVGGLILIGIGLKILIEHVV, from the coding sequence ATGGAAATTGTTGAGATTATACTTATAGCGCTTGGGTTGGCGATGGATGCTTTTGCTGTTTCAGTTGCGAATGGCCTAGCAACAACGAAACATCAGAGAACCAGCAATGCTTTGAAAATGGCAACGTTTTTTGGGTCTTTTCAAGCATTCATGCCCGTAATTGGATGGGCGATTGGTCTCGGTTTAATAGATTTTATATCGGGTTTTGACCATTGGGTAGCATTTGGACTTTTGGGTTTTATTGGTTGCAAAATCATTTATGAGGCAGTAAGAAGAAAAACAGAAGAGAAAAAGATTAAGGCATTTAGCGGTTACGTTTTGTTGATTTTATCGATTGCAACAAGCATCGATGCTTTGGCTGTAGGGATAAGTTTCGCATTTTTGAAAATAGCCTCAATAGCAATTCCAGTGATAATTATTGGCGTTGTAACGTTTTTGTTATCATTCCTTGGGGCTTCTACTGGTAATAAACTTGGAGAAGTCTTTGGAAAGAAAATAGAAATTGTTGGCGGTCTCATTCTCATCGGCATTGGATTAAAGATATTAATTGAGCACGTAGTCTAA
- a CDS encoding PhoU domain-containing protein, whose product MEQRKIMSLGRSSLVVSLPKHWTQLNELKQGDVVSIAINRDRSLVVFPGAKKEREMSKITLHVEPDEKDIFVIRSIIACYLNGYSTIKLVSTKFFTVAQQKAIRGIVQMLYMRIMEADTKEMQIATLIDESKASIQAGINRMYKISSSMCRDAFTALKNQDAALAKSVFTLDDEVDHFSFFLLRLLRRAAVDSALANQLDLEPIDCLDYQTLVHRIEQVADQAANIAKHLIMLEGRRKKVSDQLLEKMYAAGCDALASYDKAVNALLSNDVKCSDEIIESQAKIEKLDQDIAALAFSKEKSTEVICACCSLRDSIRRIAEFAADIAEITINRSYKPSF is encoded by the coding sequence ATGGAACAAAGAAAAATCATGTCCCTCGGACGCTCTTCACTTGTGGTTTCTCTTCCAAAACACTGGACACAACTTAACGAACTAAAACAGGGAGATGTCGTCTCAATAGCCATAAACCGTGACCGCTCACTCGTTGTTTTTCCCGGCGCAAAAAAGGAAAGAGAAATGAGCAAAATAACCCTTCATGTTGAGCCCGATGAGAAAGATATTTTTGTGATTCGCAGCATAATCGCCTGTTACTTAAACGGCTATTCAACAATAAAGTTAGTTTCAACTAAATTTTTCACTGTAGCCCAACAAAAAGCCATCCGTGGAATAGTTCAGATGCTTTACATGCGCATCATGGAAGCTGACACGAAAGAGATGCAAATCGCAACGCTAATAGATGAGTCCAAAGCGTCAATTCAAGCCGGAATTAACAGAATGTACAAGATATCCAGTTCCATGTGCCGCGACGCCTTCACAGCATTAAAAAATCAAGATGCAGCACTTGCAAAATCGGTTTTCACACTTGACGATGAAGTTGACCACTTCTCCTTCTTCCTACTGCGACTACTTCGCAGAGCAGCAGTCGACTCCGCATTAGCTAATCAACTTGACCTTGAACCCATCGACTGCCTCGACTATCAAACTCTCGTCCACCGCATTGAACAAGTTGCAGACCAAGCTGCTAACATAGCTAAACATCTTATAATGCTTGAAGGAAGAAGAAAAAAAGTTTCCGATCAGCTTTTGGAGAAAATGTACGCTGCAGGTTGCGACGCATTGGCTTCATACGACAAAGCTGTAAATGCCTTGCTTTCAAATGATGTGAAGTGTTCTGACGAAATCATTGAAAGTCAAGCAAAAATAGAAAAATTAGACCAAGACATAGCGGCTTTGGCTTTTTCGAAAGAGAAAAGCACTGAGGTTATTTGCGCTTGTTGTTCTTTACGGGATAGTATTCGAAGAATAGCAGAGTTTGCGGCGGATATTGCTGAAATTACTATTAACCGCTCTTACAAGCCATCCTTCTGA
- a CDS encoding pyridoxal phosphate-dependent aminotransferase: MPQVKYDFRSSGISYFKYNLALGEVDLNANYTKLLSELLAQRYNVKPENVFISSEGASGQNARIIRYLAERDGKKREAIVEYPTYEPLLRQVQEHFPRVKRLERRKSETYRLDAEELRKKVSEKTGLLMLTNPHAPSGAIANTSELKEIMAVANEYGFYVLCDEIYAEFDRSLVPTLFSIDKNLGIVTTSFTKAYGLGGLRLGIALAKEELVEELYNDVVNTIGGSVSIVQLIAVELLKKDMDKLEKHKQKWISIKNATEKWLNESGFRYFPNKAGVTYWIELLIKDSYRWINEHAIPKHSLAPVPGAFFLFKNNYKLTESNMIRLGLGNINPYNPNLAEAFEAFEKALDTYRS; the protein is encoded by the coding sequence ATGCCACAAGTAAAGTATGATTTCCGCTCAAGCGGCATCAGCTATTTCAAATATAACTTGGCGTTAGGCGAAGTTGACTTAAACGCCAACTATACAAAACTCCTGTCAGAACTTCTAGCTCAAAGATACAACGTCAAGCCCGAAAATGTTTTCATCTCCAGCGAAGGAGCCTCAGGTCAAAATGCAAGGATAATTAGATATCTTGCTGAAAGGGACGGAAAGAAAAGAGAAGCAATAGTTGAGTATCCAACATACGAGCCATTACTGCGGCAAGTGCAAGAACATTTTCCGCGTGTAAAACGACTGGAAAGAAGAAAGAGCGAAACGTATAGACTTGATGCGGAAGAACTGCGGAAAAAAGTTTCAGAAAAAACTGGTTTGCTTATGTTGACAAATCCTCATGCACCAAGCGGCGCAATAGCTAATACAAGCGAGTTGAAAGAGATTATGGCTGTCGCTAATGAATACGGTTTCTATGTTTTATGTGATGAGATATACGCGGAGTTTGACAGAAGCTTGGTTCCTACGCTCTTTTCCATCGACAAAAATTTAGGCATAGTTACGACTAGTTTTACAAAAGCGTACGGTCTTGGCGGATTAAGACTCGGCATAGCTTTGGCTAAAGAGGAATTGGTTGAAGAGTTATACAATGATGTGGTGAACACCATAGGCGGTAGTGTAAGTATTGTGCAATTGATTGCAGTGGAGTTGCTCAAAAAAGACATGGACAAGCTTGAGAAGCATAAACAAAAATGGATAAGCATCAAAAACGCAACAGAGAAATGGTTGAACGAAAGCGGTTTTAGATATTTTCCTAACAAGGCTGGCGTGACTTACTGGATTGAACTGCTGATAAAAGATTCCTACAGATGGATAAATGAGCACGCAATACCAAAGCACAGTTTAGCTCCAGTACCAGGAGCATTCTTCCTCTTCAAAAATAACTATAAACTAACAGAGTCGAATATGATAAGACTGGGGTTAGGTAACATAAACCCATATAACCCAAACCTTGCTGAGGCGTTTGAGGCTTTCGAAAAAGCCTTGGATACCTATAGAAGTTGA
- a CDS encoding archease produces the protein MAEAMRAKKRFEFLEHTADAYIVAYGKDLIEAFENAALAMFEVMTNVEKVNPQIEDYVEVSAEDEYALLYSWLEALLIKFETNENLYSKFKILEYSKTSSGFQLKAKIWGEKYNPQKHPQKVGVKAVTYHRMEIIKTPNKTTLRFILDI, from the coding sequence TTGGCTGAAGCTATGAGGGCTAAGAAACGCTTTGAATTCTTGGAGCACACGGCAGACGCTTACATTGTTGCTTACGGAAAAGATTTGATAGAAGCTTTTGAAAATGCCGCGCTTGCAATGTTTGAAGTCATGACAAACGTGGAAAAAGTCAATCCGCAGATTGAAGATTACGTTGAAGTTTCAGCAGAAGACGAGTATGCACTTCTCTACAGTTGGCTTGAAGCTTTACTCATAAAATTCGAAACAAACGAAAATCTCTATTCAAAATTCAAAATTTTAGAATACAGTAAAACTTCAAGTGGTTTTCAATTAAAAGCAAAAATCTGGGGAGAAAAATACAATCCACAAAAACATCCACAAAAAGTCGGCGTCAAAGCAGTCACATACCACCGAATGGAAATCATCAAAACACCAAACAAAACCACGTTACGATTCATCCTTGATATATAA
- a CDS encoding NAD(P)-dependent methylenetetrahydromethanopterin dehydrogenase: MKSLEITPLEGKTLRVIIVEKEYSEPFWLTEPQNNCTPKNPLSSVFKPSIAFTNFLEKLVDEAKPDFATEELGNRSAEKLSQNSAVAQLFQKKGIPFSPVDIDENAKGYLISLIEEKKQLRDRIVEALESLPSKEANTRSIEEEYLMAYGQCLQQEIDEMEREAKFSVRESWIAMGILENAKKIEKEEVTCLHLSSPEHVNGVKKLLESVDVEVETIQPTKKLLFSNKKAPPEELEDLLKSMQIQIKPAIKKTAEEAPKILFFLDTDKRASPFDICMAYDAGFSVVVPYENVTPEEAKRIVQDAIFSRDPKGIKHTTFFIGGKDMEKAEEVLKVARDSMFPPFEASTIIDPAGAYTTAAAMIAKVEEALTRSKLGNLKDKRCAIFGTGAIGRVAAILLARLGCDVKIVSPNPDRADGEEYVAKLASMLQSKYGVTVEGVFAPTSAKKVEVIEKSDVIFCVSVAGVRIISKEMLNEIKLAKVIADVNAVPPLGVEGIKLEDDMREIAPGIFGIGALTIGRLKYKLEREILKEARRNGKGTIYNYNYAFQLARKILKGEISPTKLAVTLSYPSKEKKGS; encoded by the coding sequence GTGAAATCACTTGAAATAACTCCGTTAGAAGGAAAAACGTTAAGGGTTATAATCGTAGAAAAAGAATACAGCGAGCCTTTCTGGCTTACAGAACCACAAAACAACTGCACTCCCAAAAACCCTCTTTCATCCGTCTTTAAACCATCAATCGCATTCACTAATTTCCTCGAAAAACTTGTTGACGAAGCAAAGCCTGACTTCGCAACAGAAGAGCTAGGGAATCGTTCTGCTGAGAAACTGAGCCAAAATAGCGCTGTTGCTCAATTGTTCCAGAAGAAAGGCATACCCTTCTCGCCGGTAGACATTGACGAAAACGCTAAGGGCTATCTCATTTCCTTAATCGAAGAAAAGAAGCAGCTCAGAGACCGCATAGTTGAAGCACTAGAATCGCTGCCATCCAAAGAAGCCAACACACGAAGCATTGAGGAAGAATATCTTATGGCTTATGGGCAATGTTTGCAACAAGAAATAGACGAAATGGAACGAGAAGCAAAGTTCTCAGTAAGGGAAAGTTGGATTGCAATGGGCATCCTTGAGAACGCTAAGAAAATCGAAAAAGAAGAAGTTACATGTCTTCACCTGTCCAGTCCAGAGCACGTCAACGGCGTAAAAAAACTGCTTGAATCCGTAGATGTGGAAGTAGAAACAATTCAGCCCACAAAAAAATTACTTTTTTCAAACAAAAAGGCACCACCAGAAGAACTTGAAGATTTACTAAAGTCCATGCAAATTCAAATCAAACCAGCAATCAAAAAAACTGCTGAAGAAGCGCCAAAAATACTTTTTTTTCTAGACACAGACAAAAGAGCAAGCCCATTTGACATTTGCATGGCATACGATGCGGGATTCAGCGTAGTAGTACCATACGAGAACGTGACGCCAGAAGAGGCAAAAAGAATAGTGCAAGACGCCATTTTCTCCAGAGACCCAAAAGGAATCAAACACACAACATTCTTCATAGGTGGAAAAGACATGGAAAAAGCTGAAGAAGTCTTGAAAGTTGCTCGCGACTCGATGTTTCCACCTTTTGAAGCTAGCACGATAATCGACCCAGCCGGAGCCTACACAACAGCCGCCGCCATGATAGCAAAAGTCGAAGAAGCGTTAACACGTTCAAAGCTTGGAAACCTAAAGGACAAACGCTGCGCGATTTTTGGCACAGGCGCTATTGGAAGAGTTGCGGCTATTCTCTTGGCACGACTTGGATGCGATGTCAAAATTGTAAGTCCAAACCCAGACCGCGCTGACGGAGAAGAATACGTTGCGAAGCTGGCGAGTATGCTTCAAAGCAAGTACGGCGTAACCGTGGAAGGAGTTTTCGCTCCGACATCTGCAAAGAAAGTGGAGGTTATAGAAAAATCAGACGTAATATTCTGCGTCTCCGTAGCTGGTGTTCGAATAATCAGCAAAGAAATGCTGAATGAGATTAAGCTTGCTAAAGTAATTGCTGACGTGAACGCTGTTCCACCATTAGGAGTTGAAGGAATAAAACTTGAAGACGACATGAGAGAAATAGCTCCGGGAATCTTCGGCATCGGCGCACTAACTATTGGCAGGTTGAAATACAAATTGGAACGAGAAATTCTTAAGGAAGCACGAAGAAACGGAAAAGGCACGATTTACAATTATAATTATGCATTTCAGTTAGCAAGAAAAATCTTGAAAGGAGAAATCTCCCCTACCAAACTTGCTGTAACCCTAAGCTATCCTTCCAAAGAAAAGAAAGGCTCATAA
- a CDS encoding C-GCAxxG-C-C family protein, with the protein MTSKSVLGEKAVKHFLEGYNCAQSVLLTIFEHWNIKSDLVPKIATGFGGGIGRCGSVCGALAGGVMAIGAKYGTNEPSPEKRLKTYELANEFYKKFEKQHGSVLCRELIGYNLSNPKELKKAQQSKVFEKKCVNFVRTVVETLIELDAHAE; encoded by the coding sequence ATGACTAGTAAAAGTGTGCTGGGCGAAAAGGCAGTAAAACATTTTCTGGAGGGATACAACTGCGCTCAAAGTGTCTTGTTAACAATTTTTGAACATTGGAATATTAAGAGTGATTTGGTTCCGAAAATTGCCACGGGCTTCGGCGGTGGAATAGGAAGATGCGGTTCCGTCTGCGGAGCATTAGCAGGCGGTGTAATGGCTATAGGCGCTAAATACGGCACAAATGAACCATCACCTGAAAAGAGGCTGAAAACCTACGAGCTCGCGAATGAATTCTACAAAAAGTTTGAAAAGCAACATGGAAGTGTACTATGCCGAGAATTAATTGGATACAACTTGTCCAATCCTAAAGAATTGAAAAAAGCTCAACAATCCAAAGTTTTTGAAAAGAAATGCGTCAATTTCGTAAGGACAGTAGTAGAAACCTTGATTGAGCTTGATGCGCACGCAGAATGA
- a CDS encoding DUF167 family protein, which yields MKISEVKDGSILEVYVKPSSKEFKVTVEEDEVVVFCKEEPFKGKVNRELVKEFSRLFGGRVELVSGFASKNKRLLVHGIGKSEIERILSRV from the coding sequence ATGAAAATTAGCGAAGTAAAAGACGGTTCAATCTTGGAAGTTTACGTAAAGCCTAGTTCTAAAGAATTCAAGGTAACAGTTGAAGAGGATGAAGTTGTTGTTTTCTGTAAAGAAGAGCCTTTTAAAGGCAAAGTTAATAGAGAGCTCGTGAAAGAGTTTTCGCGACTTTTTGGTGGAAGAGTAGAGCTTGTTTCTGGATTTGCTTCTAAAAATAAAAGATTGCTAGTACATGGTATTGGGAAAAGTGAAATAGAACGTATTTTATCAAGAGTGTGA